In Bythopirellula goksoeyrii, a single window of DNA contains:
- a CDS encoding carbon-nitrogen hydrolase family protein, whose product MRIALVQYKPISGDIAGNLSRHLSFVERAAGSGAELVMFPELSLTGYEPSLAKKLALDVDDSRFDAIQTVCENGNLAIGVGVPTKHDDGLRISVLLFRPGRSRQVHSKAFLHSDEEPYFISGPLPTCLAIADQGIALAICYELSIAAHVKHAAEQGAKIYLASVAKTGKGVEQASKRLSEIASRYSMTTLMVNAVGMADGVLCAGTSSAWNNKGELLGNLDSTEEGIIIVDTDSNDVALLSGL is encoded by the coding sequence ATGAGAATCGCCCTCGTTCAATACAAGCCAATTTCTGGGGATATTGCTGGTAATCTCAGCAGACATCTCTCGTTTGTCGAGAGGGCTGCTGGTTCCGGCGCCGAGCTTGTCATGTTCCCCGAGCTTTCGTTAACGGGCTACGAACCCTCCTTGGCAAAGAAATTGGCATTGGATGTAGACGACAGCCGTTTCGACGCCATTCAAACTGTTTGCGAAAACGGCAACCTGGCGATAGGAGTCGGTGTTCCAACAAAGCACGACGACGGTCTGCGTATCAGCGTTTTGCTCTTCCGTCCCGGTAGGTCAAGGCAGGTACATTCCAAGGCATTTCTACATTCAGACGAAGAACCCTATTTCATCAGCGGCCCTCTTCCAACTTGCTTGGCCATTGCAGACCAGGGAATTGCTCTGGCGATCTGCTACGAATTGTCTATAGCAGCGCACGTCAAGCACGCCGCCGAGCAAGGAGCAAAGATATATCTTGCCAGCGTCGCCAAAACCGGCAAGGGCGTTGAACAGGCAAGCAAGAGGCTCAGCGAAATTGCCAGCCGATACTCGATGACAACGCTCATGGTAAATGCAGTGGGGATGGCTGATGGAGTCCTATGCGCTGGGACCTCTTCTGCTTGGAACAATAAAGGAGAGTTGCTGGGCAATCTCGATAGTACGGAAGAAGGAATCATCATCGTCGATACCGATTCAAACGATGTTGCTCTCCTCAGCGGGCTATGA
- a CDS encoding vanadium-dependent haloperoxidase, giving the protein MYTLVLRRTVYLIFSLVGVIGNLEPAHAQPSVARLWNESLLDAIRIDFPAPTVHARNLYHSSAAMYDAWAAFDQVATGHFYTDKHAAGDVETARNEAISYAAYGVLSQRYTHAIDPIASQALFDNVMDTLGYDKNVTTTVGNSPAAIGNRIARQILDSQLNDGSNEANGYQDNTGYMPANPPMIVDFPAVTTDGVVDPNRWQPLYVTAFTLQNGIPLGINLQSYVGPHWGSVDTFALGRGGSGPYSWSEIDPGAPPQLGGVGDADYRDNTLALIRYSNSLDPSKGPGAEQINISPSTSGNRTLGTHVDQGYALNPVTGQPYADNMVKVADYGRVLAEFWADGPQSETPPGHWNVLANVVADNPLLVKRIGGVGPVVDDLEWDVKTYFALNGAVHDAAVAAWGVKREYDYTRPITMIRYQGGLGQSSDSNLPSYHPEGLPLEPGLIEIVTSDSIADGGKHRNAFLNANVDHNGEFFEYLSEQAMVGKIVVQAWNHEPADPVNDVSGTDWILAENWVPYQRDNFVTPAFAAYVSGHSTFSRAAAEVLAQITGSEYFPGGLGEAVFAPDFLHFESGPSEEIRLQWATYFDAADEAGISRLWGGIHVPPDDFGGRIMGSAIGIEAYLFAREHFGIVPEPASGVLLIFTSCWLLAGRQCVRGK; this is encoded by the coding sequence ATGTACACCCTAGTTTTGCGAAGAACGGTTTACTTGATATTCTCGTTGGTAGGGGTGATTGGAAATTTGGAGCCGGCGCACGCCCAACCATCGGTCGCGAGACTATGGAATGAATCGCTCCTAGACGCAATACGTATCGATTTCCCCGCACCTACCGTACATGCCAGAAATCTGTATCACTCCTCTGCGGCGATGTACGATGCCTGGGCCGCTTTTGATCAGGTAGCGACGGGCCATTTCTACACCGACAAACACGCGGCAGGAGATGTTGAGACGGCCCGCAACGAAGCGATCAGTTATGCTGCCTACGGAGTTCTGTCGCAGCGTTACACGCATGCGATTGATCCGATTGCTTCCCAAGCATTGTTTGACAACGTGATGGATACGCTCGGTTATGATAAGAATGTGACGACGACCGTGGGAAATTCACCAGCAGCAATTGGTAATCGCATCGCACGCCAGATTCTCGACAGTCAACTGAACGACGGCTCGAATGAAGCGAACGGCTACCAGGACAATACGGGATACATGCCCGCCAATCCACCGATGATTGTCGATTTTCCTGCCGTGACCACGGATGGAGTTGTTGATCCAAATCGTTGGCAACCTCTCTATGTCACTGCATTTACCTTACAAAATGGCATACCACTTGGTATCAACCTGCAAAGTTACGTGGGACCACATTGGGGTAGCGTCGATACGTTTGCGCTGGGTCGCGGAGGAAGCGGGCCGTATAGTTGGTCGGAAATTGATCCCGGCGCTCCACCTCAATTGGGAGGTGTCGGCGACGCTGATTACCGCGACAACACGTTGGCGCTGATTCGCTACAGCAATTCCCTTGATCCAAGCAAAGGCCCTGGGGCGGAACAGATCAACATCTCGCCTAGTACTTCTGGAAATCGCACTCTGGGAACTCACGTTGATCAAGGGTATGCCCTCAACCCTGTGACGGGTCAGCCCTATGCAGACAACATGGTGAAAGTTGCTGACTACGGTCGTGTCCTAGCGGAATTCTGGGCCGATGGTCCCCAGTCGGAAACACCTCCTGGTCACTGGAATGTGTTGGCAAATGTGGTAGCAGATAATCCCTTGTTGGTAAAACGAATTGGCGGCGTCGGTCCAGTAGTCGACGATTTGGAATGGGATGTAAAAACCTACTTTGCTTTGAATGGAGCTGTCCATGATGCGGCAGTTGCAGCGTGGGGTGTAAAGCGGGAATACGACTATACAAGACCCATCACCATGATCCGATATCAGGGAGGACTTGGACAGTCGTCGGACTCCAACTTGCCCTCGTACCATCCCGAAGGTTTACCGCTGGAGCCAGGTTTAATTGAGATAGTTACTTCAGACTCGATTGCGGACGGGGGGAAACATCGAAATGCCTTCCTGAACGCCAACGTCGATCATAATGGGGAGTTTTTTGAATACCTGTCCGAACAAGCTATGGTTGGTAAAATTGTTGTCCAGGCCTGGAACCATGAGCCCGCTGACCCAGTCAATGACGTAAGCGGAACCGATTGGATTCTGGCGGAGAACTGGGTGCCCTACCAACGAGATAACTTTGTCACGCCGGCATTTGCCGCCTACGTATCCGGCCACAGTACGTTCAGCCGTGCTGCGGCAGAGGTATTAGCACAAATCACTGGTAGCGAGTACTTTCCGGGTGGCTTGGGAGAAGCAGTGTTTGCTCCCGACTTTCTTCATTTCGAATCTGGTCCGTCGGAAGAAATCCGCCTCCAGTGGGCGACCTATTTTGACGCCGCCGACGAAGCCGGCATTTCTCGGTTGTGGGGCGGAATTCATGTTCCACCGGATGACTTCGGAGGACGTATCATGGGATCTGCAATAGGAATCGAGGCCTATCTCTTTGCGAGGGAGCATTTTGGAATAGTGCCCGAACCAGCAAGCGGAGTCTTGTTGATTTTTACCAGTTGCTGGCTGCTTGCTGGGAGGCAATGTGTTCGAGGGAAATAG
- a CDS encoding FG-GAP-like repeat-containing protein: protein MQFRVPPLIFLLGCLTVISSAWRISHAQEVESDPVTLEVPTSDSSQLAFELQQIGPPPFHRPKITNVQIVDLDRNGSQDVVVCDAQAQAVYCYRKSDAGLWEEQLLGDDLIAPAHATVVDLDQDGDSDVLVSVMGNLYPDDGVIGSLVLLENKEGVFEKRVLLDDVRRVVDAQPGDFDKDGDIDLAVAVFGYQRGQVLWLENKGDGNFLDHELLYAPGTIHVPVADYDNDGDLDIAAIVSQDEEEVWGFENLGDGNFTPHRVWMTVNYDIGSAGLVETDLDGDGDSDLLLPVGDNLEDSYCIPQPYHGCLWLENEGGWKFSEHRLASFSGTYAAAASDLDSDGDNDVVLCSMVNDWDSPASASATWMENDGEENFQQHTIAKEPIMLTTIACGDLNNDLRPDIVAGGLHLFRPFDRFGRVSSWLNNDDVRSPAPSSQQAPEDKQKPGNPSIVPLPDLSFVDDLTRADLQNAHDRVVAKVEQENDTEADWLKLGQAYYAFGLFSAANGCFELAVVKNPKSILANYLYGVSLARLGKLSDAIEQFHEAISISEKPQHSRLWCEIGRCYLRLEQPTEAESAFVKAGSNSAALAHLAKLRLRSGRAREAVGPLNTLAQQHSGTTEVLLLSYQVSLALGLKEQAQQYRDRAEYNSKKMPSDPIAIMVKQTTEKLGEVKLGKEAKRHVDSENWDEAAPLLERITNSHSGKGAILLLAGTEIQRGNSPRSIKLLEKFIKQSGSDPQATFLLGEAYQSAGQDEAALSIWESLAKISSEPTLHDRLAKQYERLGNHDAAEKQRALSIQAKGIATLRTGNPTSARKYLEQATDLDPSLVNSWFYLAECRRFLGERIAAQDAYNRVLELNPNHGRALRYLMLLSQAS from the coding sequence ATGCAATTCCGAGTACCTCCACTAATATTTCTGCTGGGGTGTTTGACGGTAATCTCTTCGGCTTGGCGAATCTCCCACGCTCAAGAAGTAGAATCGGACCCTGTGACTCTAGAGGTACCCACCTCAGATTCTTCCCAGCTCGCTTTCGAATTGCAGCAGATCGGTCCTCCTCCATTTCACCGACCGAAGATCACGAATGTTCAGATCGTCGACTTGGATCGAAATGGTTCACAAGATGTCGTCGTATGCGATGCTCAAGCGCAGGCCGTCTATTGCTATCGCAAGTCAGATGCTGGTCTTTGGGAAGAACAGCTGCTAGGAGATGACCTCATTGCACCTGCGCATGCTACGGTTGTCGATTTGGACCAAGATGGAGATTCGGATGTCCTTGTTTCCGTCATGGGCAATCTTTACCCCGACGACGGAGTCATCGGCAGCTTGGTACTCTTGGAAAACAAAGAGGGAGTATTCGAAAAGAGGGTCTTACTCGACGATGTCAGAAGAGTGGTTGATGCTCAGCCAGGTGACTTTGATAAAGATGGCGATATCGATTTGGCGGTCGCTGTATTCGGTTATCAACGTGGGCAAGTGCTGTGGCTGGAAAATAAAGGCGACGGAAACTTTTTGGATCATGAACTATTGTATGCGCCGGGAACGATTCATGTTCCCGTTGCCGACTACGACAACGACGGTGATCTCGATATCGCCGCGATTGTATCGCAAGATGAAGAGGAAGTATGGGGTTTCGAGAACCTTGGCGACGGCAATTTCACTCCTCATCGCGTTTGGATGACCGTCAACTATGATATCGGGAGCGCGGGACTTGTGGAAACGGATCTGGATGGTGATGGTGACTCCGATCTTCTCTTGCCAGTCGGGGACAACTTAGAAGACAGCTACTGTATTCCTCAGCCCTATCATGGATGTCTCTGGTTGGAGAATGAAGGGGGATGGAAGTTTAGCGAGCATCGGTTGGCCAGCTTTTCGGGTACCTACGCAGCGGCCGCTAGTGACCTAGATAGCGATGGGGACAACGATGTCGTATTGTGCAGCATGGTAAACGATTGGGATTCGCCAGCTTCGGCGAGCGCTACTTGGATGGAAAACGACGGTGAGGAGAACTTTCAGCAACACACGATCGCCAAAGAACCGATCATGTTGACGACGATCGCCTGTGGCGACTTGAACAATGACCTGCGACCAGACATTGTTGCCGGCGGATTGCATTTGTTTCGTCCCTTTGATCGGTTCGGCCGTGTCAGTAGTTGGCTCAATAACGATGACGTGAGATCGCCAGCACCCAGCTCCCAACAGGCACCGGAGGATAAGCAGAAACCAGGCAATCCTTCGATTGTTCCATTGCCTGACCTGTCGTTTGTTGATGATTTAACGAGGGCAGACCTTCAGAATGCGCATGACCGAGTAGTGGCCAAGGTGGAACAGGAGAACGACACAGAAGCGGATTGGTTGAAACTTGGGCAAGCCTATTATGCTTTTGGTTTGTTCTCCGCCGCAAATGGTTGCTTTGAACTAGCCGTTGTAAAAAACCCGAAGTCGATACTTGCCAACTACCTCTACGGCGTCAGCCTTGCCAGGCTGGGGAAACTTTCGGACGCTATTGAGCAGTTCCATGAAGCGATTTCCATTTCGGAAAAGCCTCAACACAGCAGACTTTGGTGCGAGATAGGTCGCTGCTATCTTCGCCTTGAACAGCCCACGGAAGCCGAGTCCGCATTCGTCAAGGCGGGCAGTAATTCTGCCGCACTTGCCCACTTAGCTAAACTGAGGCTCCGCTCTGGTCGTGCAAGAGAGGCGGTTGGACCCTTGAACACTCTTGCTCAGCAACATAGCGGGACCACTGAAGTCCTCCTATTGAGCTATCAAGTGTCTCTTGCACTTGGACTCAAGGAACAGGCCCAACAGTATCGCGATCGGGCGGAATATAATTCCAAGAAGATGCCCTCAGATCCGATTGCCATTATGGTTAAACAAACGACTGAAAAACTCGGAGAGGTCAAGCTAGGGAAGGAAGCAAAAAGGCATGTTGATTCGGAGAATTGGGATGAGGCGGCGCCGCTCCTGGAGAGAATCACTAACTCCCATAGTGGCAAAGGCGCGATCCTTCTGCTGGCAGGTACTGAGATCCAGCGAGGTAATTCACCACGCTCGATAAAACTCTTGGAGAAGTTCATAAAACAGAGCGGCAGCGATCCCCAGGCAACGTTCTTGCTAGGAGAAGCTTACCAGTCAGCTGGTCAAGATGAAGCGGCTCTAAGCATATGGGAATCGTTAGCGAAGATCAGTTCGGAGCCTACGCTGCATGATCGATTGGCCAAACAGTACGAGCGTCTCGGCAATCACGATGCTGCGGAGAAGCAAAGGGCCCTGAGTATTCAGGCAAAAGGCATCGCAACTCTTCGCACAGGTAATCCGACGTCAGCCAGAAAGTACTTGGAGCAAGCGACCGATCTAGATCCAAGTCTCGTGAATTCTTGGTTTTATTTGGCAGAGTGTCGACGCTTTCTGGGTGAAAGAATAGCAGCGCAAGATGCCTACAACAGAGTGCTTGAACTTAATCCGAATCACGGCCGAGCACTCCGCTATCTTATGTTGCTGTCACAGGCAAGCTGA
- a CDS encoding PEP-CTERM sorting domain-containing protein yields the protein MMLKKMCLLVVAIVVCSTTTSFAQVIGDFEGAAGDHDGWVVNNGTGTSTSFDSAIHATLGSQALSLFSNSGVSGAGNNFNWALTLTDDVLKALPEKKLKADVSWTTSEWSPNTGWAQMKEIAVNSDLGWAQTTPIDDTSNPGSPGDWDPNNFGASDTRTVTWDFSGIITDSAGWKASSYNQINIAVNWDGAITAPGSFWVDNIRLVPEPASIALLGMCGMFALVRRRR from the coding sequence ATGATGTTGAAAAAAATGTGCTTACTGGTTGTGGCCATAGTGGTGTGTTCGACTACCACTAGCTTTGCTCAAGTAATTGGAGATTTTGAGGGGGCTGCCGGTGACCACGACGGCTGGGTTGTAAACAACGGAACTGGTACTTCAACCAGCTTTGATAGTGCAATTCATGCCACCCTAGGCTCACAGGCGCTAAGTCTTTTCTCTAATTCCGGAGTTTCTGGAGCAGGTAATAATTTCAATTGGGCATTGACATTAACTGACGATGTACTCAAAGCGCTCCCTGAAAAGAAATTGAAGGCCGACGTTTCTTGGACAACTAGTGAATGGAGCCCCAATACCGGTTGGGCGCAGATGAAGGAAATCGCTGTCAATTCTGACTTAGGCTGGGCTCAAACCACGCCAATCGATGACACATCCAATCCCGGCTCTCCCGGTGATTGGGATCCAAATAACTTTGGCGCCTCCGACACACGTACAGTTACTTGGGACTTTAGCGGTATTATTACAGATTCTGCTGGTTGGAAGGCTTCCAGCTATAATCAAATAAACATCGCAGTCAATTGGGACGGAGCTATCACGGCACCTGGTTCATTCTGGGTCGACAACATTCGGCTGGTTCCAGAACCGGCAAGCATTGCCTTGCTCGGAATGTGTGGAATGTTTGCTTTGGTTCGCCGACGTCGCTAG
- a CDS encoding DUF1559 domain-containing protein, with protein MKYHKKSENFIAGFTLVELLVVIAIIGVLVALLLPAVQAARESARRASCQNNIRNVAIGMQNYHDVHSSFPAPAGSPGPDFRVNPVGTDNALLETWTKDILPFIEQQALHDRFDIRFSPSTGASRMQDIVNAPLVDQEIPLFLCPSDGAQGSRFIGGPSGATDRSWARLNYGYNAFQYLPLKAEFDAVLGTATHDISPFIEYNVGIGSYNLGYSISRISDGTSNTIMLAEMRAGLSESDRRGVWAMSMCGSNFHCRHAWNAHEGVNACQPGSDDIYRGDEIIAEVGEGILRAQCMYPDDWGQSAQSTVRSSHPGGAFVAMADTSVRFISDFIDNNATGIGFIGFSGNLNPQEDLRAWQRLNLSQDGLSVSIDN; from the coding sequence TTGAAATATCACAAGAAGAGCGAGAACTTCATTGCTGGCTTTACATTGGTAGAGCTATTGGTGGTGATCGCCATTATCGGCGTACTCGTCGCTTTGCTCTTGCCCGCTGTCCAGGCAGCGCGAGAATCAGCCCGACGTGCTTCCTGCCAAAACAACATCCGCAACGTCGCCATCGGCATGCAGAACTATCACGATGTGCATAGCAGTTTTCCCGCACCAGCAGGATCGCCAGGCCCCGACTTTCGAGTCAATCCTGTCGGTACCGACAATGCTTTGCTCGAGACCTGGACGAAGGATATCCTCCCCTTTATCGAACAGCAAGCATTGCATGATCGCTTCGATATCCGCTTTTCTCCCAGCACCGGCGCATCAAGAATGCAAGATATCGTGAACGCCCCCTTGGTGGACCAGGAGATCCCTCTATTTCTCTGCCCGAGCGATGGGGCCCAAGGCTCTCGATTCATAGGAGGTCCTTCCGGTGCGACTGACCGTAGCTGGGCTCGACTAAACTATGGTTACAATGCTTTTCAGTACTTACCTTTAAAAGCTGAGTTTGATGCCGTCTTGGGAACTGCGACCCACGATATCTCTCCATTCATTGAATACAACGTAGGGATCGGTAGCTATAATCTCGGTTACAGCATTTCACGGATCAGTGACGGTACATCCAACACGATCATGCTGGCAGAAATGCGAGCAGGTCTAAGTGAGTCAGATCGTCGTGGTGTGTGGGCGATGAGTATGTGTGGTTCAAACTTCCATTGCCGCCACGCATGGAATGCCCATGAAGGTGTGAATGCCTGCCAACCAGGCTCCGACGACATCTACCGTGGGGACGAGATCATAGCAGAAGTAGGTGAAGGAATTTTGCGTGCTCAATGCATGTATCCGGATGACTGGGGCCAAAGTGCTCAATCCACCGTGCGGAGTTCGCACCCTGGCGGAGCCTTCGTGGCAATGGCTGATACAAGCGTTCGTTTTATCTCCGACTTTATTGACAACAATGCCACTGGCATAGGTTTTATTGGCTTTAGCGGCAACTTGAACCCGCAAGAAGATCTGCGTGCTTGGCAACGACTCAATCTTTCCCAAGACGGGCTAAGCGTTTCCATCGATAACTAA